One Augochlora pura isolate Apur16 chromosome 10, APUR_v2.2.1, whole genome shotgun sequence DNA window includes the following coding sequences:
- the Sil1 gene encoding sil1 nucleotide exchange factor isoform X2 yields MDSEEIEEKDSNENLNSNSNSNSLTLHPEKAIPEEEEPPVFSEKSNLFEYSLEELKARLKKIKQDEAETPPELNNEHAKKVKQKFRDYETLKKELKALDINITTNSELLNTYFQKFQPYKNAVTTGTLMPTEIEEVLDILYNLEYLLHHIDNAKVFADMQGMAKIISPCLNGTNNEIKAEALRLLGAAVQSNPKVQLKALENDMVQKLLHILSTNTQTEVKSRCLYALSALIRQFPAAQKVWINHGGLEIFGKILMNDQLQIQMKVMKLVNDLIIERQDLQDITDNEQSQMKINAYAMVELEQKLLTYEYCKHLSNLMVKSLKDEMNNQFIMNNEEFLDTIADSMIVIAPICKHHFESNMQSMLRVVQDLMNFYMKIDPSLEEDWKNKFMQGFIQIFEKLETKIPHDEL; encoded by the exons ATGGATAGCGAAGAAATAGAAGAGAAGGACtccaatgaaaatttgaattccaATTCCAATTCCAATTCTTTGACACTGCATCCTGAGAAAGCAATACCAGAAGAAGAGGAGCCTCCggtattttcagaaaaatcgaatttgttCGAGTATTCTTTAGAAGAACTAAAAGCTagattgaagaaaattaagcAAGATGAAGCAGAAACACCCCCAGAATTAAAT AATGAGCATGCTAAGAAGGTGAAGCAAAAGTTTCGGGACTATGAAACTTTGAAAAAGGAACTAAAAGCTTTAGACATCAATATTACAACTAACTCGGAATTATTAAACACATACTTCCAAAAGTTTCAACCATATAAAAATGCAGTCACTACAGGGACATTAATGCCTACAGAGATTGAAGAAGTTTTggatattctttataatttagaatatttactTCATCATATTGATAATGCTAAAGTTTTTGCAGATATGCAAGG cATGGCTAAGATAATATCTCCGTGTCTCAATGgaacaaataatgaaattaaagctgaagCACTGCGGCTTTTGGGCGCTGCGGTACAGTCTAATCCTAAAGTCCAGTTGAAAGCATTGGAAAACGATATGGTTCAAAAGCTTTTGCACATATTGTCTACAAACACTCAAACGGAAGTGAAGAGCAGGTGTCTCTATGCTCTGAGTGCCTTAATCAGACAATTTCCAGCAGCTCAGAAAGTTTGGATCAATCACGGTGGATTAGaaatatttggtaaaattttaatgaatgatCAGTTACAAATACAAATGAAAGTTATGAAACTTGtcaatgatttaattatcgaaaggCAAGATCTACAAGATATTACTGACAATGAACAGtcacaaatgaaaataaacgcGTATGCAATGGTAGAAttagaacaaaaattattaacatatgaATACTGTAAACATTTAAGCAACTTAATGGTAAAGAGTTTAAAAGATGAAATGAATAACCAATTTATAATGAACAACGAGGAATTTCTGGACACAATAGCCGATAGTATGATCGTCATTGCTCCAATTTGCAAACACCATTTCGAAAGCAATATGCAGTCGATGCTTCGGGTGGTACAAGATTTAATGAACTTCTATATGAAAATTGATCCTTCGTTGGAAGAAGATTGGAAGAACAAATTTATGCAAGGTTTTATCCAGATATTCGAAAAACTTGAAACCAAAATTCCTCATGACGAGTTATGA
- the Sil1 gene encoding sil1 nucleotide exchange factor isoform X1 → MRFLIILFCLYLLPVIYGDNVKNETIFVPTREWQVVKKGTPIPKGLHVRHNLQTGVTEAKLMDSEEIEEKDSNENLNSNSNSNSLTLHPEKAIPEEEEPPVFSEKSNLFEYSLEELKARLKKIKQDEAETPPELNNEHAKKVKQKFRDYETLKKELKALDINITTNSELLNTYFQKFQPYKNAVTTGTLMPTEIEEVLDILYNLEYLLHHIDNAKVFADMQGMAKIISPCLNGTNNEIKAEALRLLGAAVQSNPKVQLKALENDMVQKLLHILSTNTQTEVKSRCLYALSALIRQFPAAQKVWINHGGLEIFGKILMNDQLQIQMKVMKLVNDLIIERQDLQDITDNEQSQMKINAYAMVELEQKLLTYEYCKHLSNLMVKSLKDEMNNQFIMNNEEFLDTIADSMIVIAPICKHHFESNMQSMLRVVQDLMNFYMKIDPSLEEDWKNKFMQGFIQIFEKLETKIPHDEL, encoded by the exons GTACACCAATTCCTAAAGGATTGCATGTGCGACACAATTTACAAACTGGAGTCACAGAGGCTAAGTTAATGGATAGCGAAGAAATAGAAGAGAAGGACtccaatgaaaatttgaattccaATTCCAATTCCAATTCTTTGACACTGCATCCTGAGAAAGCAATACCAGAAGAAGAGGAGCCTCCggtattttcagaaaaatcgaatttgttCGAGTATTCTTTAGAAGAACTAAAAGCTagattgaagaaaattaagcAAGATGAAGCAGAAACACCCCCAGAATTAAAT AATGAGCATGCTAAGAAGGTGAAGCAAAAGTTTCGGGACTATGAAACTTTGAAAAAGGAACTAAAAGCTTTAGACATCAATATTACAACTAACTCGGAATTATTAAACACATACTTCCAAAAGTTTCAACCATATAAAAATGCAGTCACTACAGGGACATTAATGCCTACAGAGATTGAAGAAGTTTTggatattctttataatttagaatatttactTCATCATATTGATAATGCTAAAGTTTTTGCAGATATGCAAGG cATGGCTAAGATAATATCTCCGTGTCTCAATGgaacaaataatgaaattaaagctgaagCACTGCGGCTTTTGGGCGCTGCGGTACAGTCTAATCCTAAAGTCCAGTTGAAAGCATTGGAAAACGATATGGTTCAAAAGCTTTTGCACATATTGTCTACAAACACTCAAACGGAAGTGAAGAGCAGGTGTCTCTATGCTCTGAGTGCCTTAATCAGACAATTTCCAGCAGCTCAGAAAGTTTGGATCAATCACGGTGGATTAGaaatatttggtaaaattttaatgaatgatCAGTTACAAATACAAATGAAAGTTATGAAACTTGtcaatgatttaattatcgaaaggCAAGATCTACAAGATATTACTGACAATGAACAGtcacaaatgaaaataaacgcGTATGCAATGGTAGAAttagaacaaaaattattaacatatgaATACTGTAAACATTTAAGCAACTTAATGGTAAAGAGTTTAAAAGATGAAATGAATAACCAATTTATAATGAACAACGAGGAATTTCTGGACACAATAGCCGATAGTATGATCGTCATTGCTCCAATTTGCAAACACCATTTCGAAAGCAATATGCAGTCGATGCTTCGGGTGGTACAAGATTTAATGAACTTCTATATGAAAATTGATCCTTCGTTGGAAGAAGATTGGAAGAACAAATTTATGCAAGGTTTTATCCAGATATTCGAAAAACTTGAAACCAAAATTCCTCATGACGAGTTATGA